In Candidatus Methanomethylophilus alvi Mx1201, a genomic segment contains:
- the gltB gene encoding glutamate synthase large subunit translates to MNGKCGLYDPADEKDSCGVGMVVNIGGAKDHRIVEYGLRILENLAHRGAENADGRTGDGSGITLQIPHEYILKCGIKVPEAGRYGTGIVFLPHGKRKAEADMCVLREDCGILGLSVIGEREVPVDHSVPGPLALETEPTIVQVFISSYDGQETLERKLFQLRKMVERDVSDPEFYVCSLSTRTIVYKGMLTPEQIRHYYLDLSDPDFVSAIAMVHSRFSTNTVPMWKLAQPFRMLCHNGEINTIKGNRSWMEARESILRSPVFPDISAVSPIVQPGMSDSASLDNVFEFLTLSGLSMSNAISAMIPESWNSKNPIPDSLKAYYEYNSILMEPWDGPAAVLFTDGRFAGGLLDRNGLRPARYTVTADGLFILASEAGVIPVPEGETAEVGRLMPGKMMLIDTQEGRILYDKEIKGALASAYPYRDWLEKNRIDLMDVSSGRTVDRSVKDAERLKRIFLYSKEDIDRILIPTVQQFKEPVSSAGCDIPLPILSDVPQLFFNYFRQSFAQVTNPAIDPIREELVMSVTGYVGSVHNDILSPTPDNCRIVKVRHPIITNREIDLLKNLKYRGFSTEVIPMTFRISDGPNGLEKAVQEICRKAERSVDDGESYIILSDRPVDKDHAAIPSLLAVSAVHQYLVGKKKRLQAGIIVESGEPREVEHIALLFSYGANLVNPYLAYEQIEELCRSGRIQYDPDTAEYRYIRVLEKGLMKIMSKMGISTIRSYRGSCLFEAVGLDRGMCQKYLSGTVSHMGGIGMAELGMEIISRHVSVFSGEPEELPDLGIYTYRAGGERHTWSPETVRLLHAAAADPSEYKAFAEKADLGDGLFFIRDLMEAKKGRPVPLEEVEPESEIVKRFVIEAMSFGAISREAHETMTEAANRLGAKSNCGEGGEDPSRNVPVGGRNIRSAVRQVASGRFGVNTEYLVNAEELQIKCAQGAKPGEGGQLMGFKVDKIIAATRHTLPGVTLISPPPHHDIYSIEDLKQLILDLRCVNPKARISVKLVSEAGVGTVASGVAKAGADKILISGADGGTGAAPMSSMRYAGLPWELGMAEAQQTLVSNGLRGRVVLQVDGQMKTGRDVVMAALLGAEEYGFAASVLVSMGCVMCRKCQTNTCPVGIATQDPEKRARFKGTPENVSNYLMAIARDVRERLASMGFRSLQEIIGRADLIETRSVSGKASSLDIWPIASVAPGQRTFSEGQPDMLEGILDRRMVEDVMSDAEAGRHVSATYSLDNTDRSVGAMLSGEIQRRGMDLRDGTVEVGFTGTAGQSFGAFLVKGVSFSLDGQANDFVGKGLSGGRISIFRSGHSPRCNVLAGNTVMYGATAGELYVAGRVGERFCVRNSGATAVAEGAGDHCCEYMTGGRVVILGRCGRNFAAGMSAGVAYVLDDSGDFDRRCNMDMVELELMEDPSDCEELKQILEKHVRYTGSPLAASLLSDWEESCKRFVKVMPVGYKMLLKDESN, encoded by the coding sequence ATGAACGGGAAGTGTGGCCTTTACGACCCCGCGGATGAGAAGGACTCGTGCGGAGTCGGGATGGTCGTGAACATAGGCGGAGCCAAAGACCACCGGATAGTGGAGTACGGGCTCCGTATACTCGAGAACCTGGCACATCGCGGTGCCGAGAATGCGGACGGACGTACCGGCGACGGTTCCGGGATAACCCTGCAGATCCCCCACGAGTACATACTCAAGTGCGGGATCAAGGTCCCGGAGGCCGGACGTTACGGTACGGGGATAGTATTCCTTCCCCACGGGAAGAGGAAGGCCGAGGCCGACATGTGCGTCCTCCGCGAGGACTGCGGCATTCTGGGTCTTTCGGTCATAGGGGAGCGCGAGGTCCCGGTGGACCATTCCGTCCCCGGCCCTCTCGCCCTGGAGACCGAGCCCACCATCGTCCAGGTCTTCATCAGCAGTTACGATGGCCAGGAGACCTTGGAGCGTAAGCTGTTCCAGCTCAGGAAGATGGTGGAGAGGGACGTATCGGACCCCGAGTTCTACGTATGCAGCCTCTCCACCCGCACGATCGTCTACAAGGGCATGCTGACCCCTGAACAGATCCGCCATTACTATCTGGACCTCTCCGACCCGGACTTCGTATCCGCCATAGCGATGGTCCACTCCAGATTCAGTACCAATACCGTCCCCATGTGGAAGCTGGCACAGCCGTTCAGGATGCTGTGCCACAACGGGGAGATAAACACGATCAAGGGGAACCGCTCCTGGATGGAGGCCAGGGAGAGCATTCTCCGCAGCCCGGTGTTCCCCGACATAAGTGCGGTCTCGCCCATAGTCCAGCCCGGGATGAGCGACAGCGCCTCCTTGGACAACGTGTTCGAGTTCCTCACCCTGAGCGGATTATCCATGTCCAACGCCATATCCGCCATGATCCCGGAGTCTTGGAACAGCAAGAATCCGATCCCGGATTCGCTGAAGGCGTATTACGAATACAATTCGATACTCATGGAGCCCTGGGACGGTCCCGCCGCGGTCCTGTTCACGGACGGCAGGTTCGCCGGGGGTCTTCTCGACAGGAACGGACTCCGTCCTGCCAGATATACGGTCACTGCCGACGGGCTTTTCATACTGGCCTCCGAGGCGGGGGTCATCCCGGTGCCGGAAGGGGAGACGGCCGAGGTCGGCCGTCTGATGCCGGGCAAGATGATGCTCATCGATACCCAGGAGGGCAGGATCCTCTACGACAAGGAGATCAAGGGGGCCCTCGCATCCGCATACCCCTACAGGGATTGGCTGGAGAAGAACCGCATAGACCTCATGGACGTGTCGTCGGGACGCACCGTCGACCGCTCCGTCAAGGATGCGGAGAGGCTGAAGAGGATATTCCTCTATTCCAAGGAGGACATAGACAGGATCCTCATTCCCACGGTCCAGCAGTTCAAGGAGCCGGTATCGTCCGCGGGGTGCGACATCCCCCTGCCCATCCTCTCCGACGTCCCCCAGCTGTTCTTCAACTACTTCAGGCAGTCCTTCGCCCAGGTGACGAACCCTGCCATCGATCCCATCAGGGAGGAGCTGGTCATGTCGGTCACCGGATACGTCGGGTCGGTGCACAACGACATCCTGTCCCCCACCCCCGACAACTGCCGCATAGTGAAGGTGAGGCATCCGATCATCACCAACCGTGAGATCGACCTCCTGAAGAATCTGAAGTATCGCGGTTTCTCCACGGAGGTCATCCCCATGACGTTCCGCATCTCCGACGGTCCGAACGGTCTGGAGAAGGCCGTGCAGGAGATCTGCAGGAAGGCAGAACGTTCCGTGGACGACGGCGAATCGTACATCATCCTCTCGGACCGGCCTGTAGACAAGGACCATGCGGCCATACCGTCGCTGTTGGCGGTGTCCGCCGTCCACCAGTATCTCGTCGGAAAGAAGAAGAGGCTCCAGGCGGGGATCATCGTCGAGTCGGGAGAGCCCAGGGAGGTGGAGCATATCGCCCTGCTGTTCTCCTACGGTGCCAATCTGGTGAACCCCTACCTAGCATACGAGCAGATAGAGGAGCTCTGCCGCTCCGGGCGGATACAGTACGATCCCGATACCGCCGAGTACAGGTACATCCGCGTCCTCGAGAAGGGTCTCATGAAGATAATGTCCAAGATGGGCATATCCACGATCAGGTCCTACCGCGGTTCGTGCCTGTTCGAGGCCGTAGGCTTGGACAGGGGGATGTGCCAGAAGTATCTTTCAGGCACAGTGTCCCACATGGGCGGCATAGGGATGGCGGAACTCGGCATGGAGATAATCTCCCGTCATGTGTCCGTGTTTTCCGGGGAGCCGGAGGAACTGCCCGACCTCGGAATCTACACATATCGCGCCGGAGGGGAAAGGCACACATGGTCCCCGGAAACGGTCAGACTCCTGCATGCGGCCGCCGCCGACCCCTCGGAGTACAAGGCATTCGCCGAGAAGGCCGATCTGGGCGACGGTCTGTTCTTCATCCGCGACCTCATGGAGGCGAAGAAGGGCAGACCGGTGCCCTTGGAAGAGGTGGAACCCGAGTCGGAGATCGTGAAGAGGTTCGTCATCGAGGCCATGTCGTTCGGGGCCATCAGCAGGGAGGCCCACGAGACCATGACGGAGGCCGCGAACCGTCTGGGTGCGAAGAGCAACTGCGGTGAGGGCGGAGAAGACCCGTCCCGCAATGTGCCAGTAGGTGGAAGGAACATCCGTTCCGCCGTCAGGCAGGTCGCTTCGGGAAGGTTCGGGGTCAATACGGAGTATCTCGTCAATGCGGAGGAGCTGCAGATCAAGTGCGCCCAGGGGGCCAAGCCCGGCGAGGGCGGACAGCTCATGGGATTCAAGGTCGACAAGATAATAGCGGCCACCCGTCACACCCTCCCCGGGGTCACCCTCATATCGCCTCCTCCCCACCACGACATCTACTCCATAGAGGACCTGAAGCAGCTGATACTGGACCTGAGATGCGTCAACCCGAAGGCTAGGATAAGCGTCAAACTCGTGTCCGAGGCGGGGGTAGGAACGGTCGCATCCGGAGTGGCCAAGGCCGGTGCGGACAAGATCCTCATATCCGGGGCGGACGGAGGTACCGGGGCCGCACCCATGTCCTCCATGAGGTATGCCGGTCTGCCATGGGAGCTCGGGATGGCCGAGGCCCAGCAGACCCTGGTATCCAACGGTCTCAGGGGCCGTGTGGTCCTGCAGGTGGACGGTCAGATGAAGACGGGTCGCGACGTCGTGATGGCCGCCCTCCTCGGGGCGGAGGAATACGGTTTCGCCGCATCGGTACTCGTGTCCATGGGATGCGTCATGTGTCGCAAGTGCCAGACCAACACATGTCCCGTAGGGATCGCCACACAGGACCCGGAGAAGAGGGCCAGGTTCAAGGGTACGCCGGAGAACGTATCCAATTACCTTATGGCCATAGCCCGGGACGTCAGGGAACGTCTGGCGTCCATGGGGTTCCGCTCTCTGCAGGAGATAATCGGCAGGGCGGACCTCATCGAGACCAGGAGCGTGTCGGGGAAGGCTTCCTCCCTCGACATCTGGCCCATCGCCTCCGTGGCTCCTGGCCAGAGGACGTTCTCCGAAGGTCAGCCGGATATGCTGGAAGGCATACTGGACAGGAGGATGGTGGAGGACGTCATGTCCGATGCGGAGGCCGGCAGGCACGTATCGGCAACCTATAGTCTGGACAACACGGACCGTTCCGTGGGAGCCATGCTCTCCGGGGAGATCCAGAGGCGCGGAATGGATCTCAGGGACGGCACGGTGGAGGTCGGATTCACCGGTACCGCCGGTCAGAGTTTCGGTGCATTCCTCGTCAAGGGGGTCTCGTTCTCCCTGGACGGGCAGGCCAACGACTTCGTCGGGAAGGGTCTGTCCGGAGGCAGGATATCCATATTCCGTTCCGGCCACAGTCCCAGATGCAACGTCCTGGCAGGGAACACCGTCATGTACGGGGCGACCGCGGGAGAGCTCTACGTGGCAGGCCGTGTAGGGGAGAGGTTCTGCGTCCGTAACAGCGGGGCGACCGCCGTCGCCGAAGGGGCCGGAGACCATTGCTGCGAATACATGACCGGCGGGCGCGTCGTCATACTCGGCCGTTGCGGAAGGAATTTCGCGGCCGGGATGTCCGCAGGGGTGGCCTATGTACTCGACGACTCCGGCGATTTCGACCGCCGCTGCAACATGGACATGGTGGAGCTGGAGCTCATGGAGGATCCCTCGGACTGCGAGGAGCTCAAACAGATCCTGGAGAAGCACGTCAGGTATACCGGAAGTCCTCTGGCCGCATCCCTCCTGTCGGATTGGGAGGAGAGCTGCAAGAGGTTCGTGAAGGTGATGCCCGTCGGGTACAAGATGCTCCTCAAGGACGAAAGCAACTGA
- a CDS encoding glutamine synthetase III family protein, translated as MQTFRFTAVENANAKEPVVAVAPESETSAYYGRNVFNRAAMRRYLSEETRRSIYETVERGATLDRNVANHVAEGMKRWAMDLGATHYTHWFQPLTGGTAEKHDSFADPRGHGESLEKFEGKLLFQQEPDASSFPSGGLRNTFEARGYTAWDPSSPAFVIGDTLCIPTVFVSYTGEALDYKTPLLKSDSAVTKAARDVLEYFGEGDEVIHSYLGWEQEYFLVDKDLYMQRPDLVLTDRTLIGHDSARNQQLDDHYFAAIPPRVLEFMKDLEFEAYKLGIPVKTRHNEVAPNQFEIAPVYEAANLAIDHNLLLMSIMKNVAEKHGFEVLLHEKPFAGINGSGKHCNWSLGTESGIGLMSPGKTDEENLRFLCFMANTLKAVYDNNALLKATVLNATNAHRLGANEAPPAIISSFLGKQVSDAFAQLLASKDMVKITGKKGYSLGIPQIPELLVDNTDRNRTSPFAFTGNRFEFRAVGSSANCSGPITVLNTILAYQLEQFKKAVDRKIKSGTPVMQAVLDETRDTFRACQNICFDGNGYSDEWKAEAQKRGLDCESSVPLTYDAFTSKQTLKVFEETKVMTEVELDSRKEVFWEIYCKKMAIEGKVLSDLTTNHVIPVAIRYQNILLDNVRNLKDIYGDKDFRKMAASQMDLIKCISEDISAAESLVDELDALDAKLSNEEEGRAAAILYHDKMAPMLEEIRSHVDSLEMMVDDQMWPLPKYRELLFIH; from the coding sequence ATGCAGACTTTCAGGTTCACTGCAGTTGAGAATGCCAACGCAAAGGAGCCCGTCGTCGCGGTGGCCCCCGAGAGCGAGACCTCCGCCTATTACGGACGCAACGTCTTCAACAGGGCGGCGATGAGAAGATATCTTTCGGAGGAGACCAGAAGGTCGATCTACGAGACCGTCGAGAGGGGGGCGACCCTCGACAGGAACGTCGCCAACCACGTCGCCGAGGGTATGAAGAGATGGGCCATGGACCTGGGGGCGACCCACTACACGCACTGGTTCCAGCCCCTTACCGGCGGTACGGCCGAGAAGCACGATTCCTTCGCGGATCCCCGCGGTCACGGCGAGTCCCTCGAGAAGTTCGAGGGCAAGCTGCTTTTCCAGCAGGAGCCGGACGCTTCCTCGTTCCCGAGCGGAGGGCTCAGGAACACTTTCGAGGCCAGAGGATATACCGCATGGGACCCGTCGTCGCCCGCCTTCGTCATCGGCGACACCCTATGCATCCCCACGGTCTTCGTATCCTATACCGGGGAGGCTCTCGACTACAAGACCCCTCTCCTGAAGTCGGATTCCGCCGTCACCAAGGCCGCCAGGGATGTCCTGGAGTACTTCGGCGAGGGGGACGAGGTCATCCACTCCTATCTCGGGTGGGAGCAGGAGTACTTCCTCGTCGACAAGGACCTGTATATGCAGCGTCCCGACCTCGTCCTCACGGACCGCACCCTCATCGGCCACGACAGTGCCAGGAACCAGCAGTTGGACGACCATTACTTCGCGGCCATACCCCCGCGCGTTCTGGAATTCATGAAGGACCTCGAGTTCGAGGCATACAAGCTCGGGATCCCGGTGAAGACCAGGCACAACGAGGTCGCTCCGAACCAGTTCGAGATAGCCCCCGTCTACGAGGCGGCCAACCTGGCCATCGACCACAACCTTCTGCTCATGTCCATCATGAAGAACGTTGCGGAGAAGCACGGATTCGAGGTCCTCCTCCACGAGAAGCCCTTCGCAGGCATCAACGGGTCCGGGAAGCATTGCAACTGGTCCCTCGGCACCGAGAGCGGCATCGGACTGATGTCCCCCGGTAAGACCGACGAGGAGAACCTCAGGTTCCTCTGTTTCATGGCCAACACCCTCAAGGCGGTCTACGACAACAACGCCCTCCTGAAGGCCACGGTCCTCAACGCCACCAATGCCCACAGGCTCGGTGCCAACGAGGCCCCTCCCGCGATCATATCCTCCTTCCTCGGTAAGCAGGTGAGCGATGCGTTCGCCCAGCTCCTCGCCAGCAAGGACATGGTGAAGATCACCGGGAAGAAGGGATACAGTCTCGGCATACCGCAGATCCCCGAGCTGCTCGTGGACAACACCGACAGGAACAGGACGTCCCCGTTCGCATTCACCGGCAACAGGTTCGAATTCAGGGCCGTCGGATCCAGCGCCAACTGTTCCGGACCTATCACCGTCCTCAACACCATCCTCGCATACCAGCTCGAGCAGTTCAAGAAGGCCGTGGACAGGAAGATCAAGTCCGGTACCCCCGTCATGCAGGCGGTCCTCGACGAGACCCGTGATACCTTCAGGGCATGTCAGAACATATGCTTCGACGGGAACGGGTACTCCGACGAGTGGAAGGCGGAGGCCCAGAAGCGCGGTCTCGACTGCGAGAGCTCCGTCCCCCTGACATACGATGCATTCACGTCCAAGCAGACCCTCAAGGTGTTCGAGGAGACCAAGGTGATGACCGAGGTCGAGCTCGATTCCAGGAAGGAGGTCTTCTGGGAGATCTACTGCAAGAAGATGGCCATCGAGGGCAAGGTCCTCAGCGACCTCACCACCAACCACGTCATCCCCGTGGCGATCAGGTACCAGAACATCCTCCTGGACAACGTCAGGAACCTCAAGGACATCTACGGGGACAAGGACTTCAGGAAGATGGCCGCATCCCAGATGGACCTCATCAAGTGCATCTCCGAGGACATCTCGGCCGCCGAGAGCCTGGTGGACGAACTCGACGCCCTCGATGCCAAGCTGTCCAACGAGGAGGAGGGCCGTGCCGCCGCCATACTGTATCACGACAAGATGGCGCCGATGCTCGAAGAGATAAGGTCCCATGTGGACTCCCTCGAGATGATGGTCGACGACCAGATGTGGCCTCTTCCCAAGTACAGGGAACTGCTGTTCATCCATTGA